From the Candidatus Brocadiia bacterium genome, one window contains:
- a CDS encoding peptidylprolyl isomerase has translation MYKLRIACLMAMAGVMLVAGTMPADAYDPPKQGQVVARINGEIITDRQVSTHIKQFQMEYKMAIQELIDNKIIFQSAVREGVIVPQADVDDLIKERTAKIGTPDDFKKFILDPLKVSTDEYRKSVHEELMRKRYIQSKIGAPPKEKDIKTDFRIDIFVSPKEIKEYFAKHRADFTVPGKIKTRQIIIKYDRQNKDLKKAAADSLLKEAISGTDFAGLAAKNSDLKANTGGAWDWTEKGSFPKEVEDVIYNLSINAISPVIETSTSYLIIKVEDKVEPKNPSEDDLDVQQTIRQILSNQKILQGIETLKEKLRQESDIQLLR, from the coding sequence ATGTATAAATTGAGAATCGCCTGTTTGATGGCTATGGCCGGCGTTATGCTGGTGGCCGGGACAATGCCGGCTGACGCGTACGACCCGCCCAAGCAGGGACAGGTGGTGGCCCGGATCAACGGCGAAATCATCACCGACCGCCAGGTTTCCACACACATTAAACAATTCCAGATGGAATATAAAATGGCCATCCAGGAGCTGATAGACAACAAAATCATCTTTCAGTCCGCCGTCCGCGAAGGCGTAATCGTGCCCCAGGCCGACGTGGACGACTTAATCAAAGAACGCACCGCCAAAATCGGCACTCCGGACGACTTCAAAAAGTTCATCCTCGACCCGCTCAAGGTTTCCACTGACGAATACCGCAAATCCGTGCACGAAGAACTGATGCGCAAGCGTTACATTCAAAGCAAGATCGGCGCCCCGCCCAAGGAAAAGGACATCAAGACCGACTTTCGCATCGACATCTTCGTCTCGCCCAAAGAGATAAAAGAATACTTCGCCAAGCACCGGGCCGACTTCACCGTTCCGGGCAAAATCAAGACCCGCCAGATTATCATCAAATACGACCGCCAGAACAAAGACCTGAAAAAAGCCGCGGCCGATAGTCTCCTCAAAGAAGCCATCAGCGGCACTGACTTCGCCGGGTTGGCTGCAAAGAACTCCGACCTCAAAGCTAATACCGGCGGCGCTTGGGACTGGACCGAAAAAGGCTCGTTCCCCAAAGAGGTCGAAGACGTCATCTACAACCTCAGTATCAACGCTATCAGCCCGGTCATAGAAACCTCAACCAGCTACCTGATAATCAAGGTCGAAGACAAAGTCGAACCTAAAAATCCTTCCGAGGACGACCTGGACGTCCAGCAAACCATCCGCCAGATTCTGTCTAACCAAAAAATACTTCAGGGAATTGAAACGTTGAAGGAAAAACTCAGGCAGGAATCCGACATCCAGCTCCTGCGCTGA
- a CDS encoding HAMP domain-containing sensor histidine kinase, with translation MSLRYKILIALASVMILILGILTLNLWVNALARVHSNQQKMADVLTSIIQDWLKDIKSPPAPPSENSEWAGLRDKLNNSALFTKWVIVNNKLEPILSATPIVDAATFKNDADLIKALKQQKPVFSLAGGTVVNTPLRMSDNTVLLIKMDIQRPQGMELDPMESLKTILWVMPLGTIFLILSMYVLMTKLILRPIEALSEASRQISSGNYKVTLPTVKGNDEVANLVNTFKIMLDEINSYHSSLQAKIDDAREKIKATQEQLVIAQRLSATGTLAAGIAHEINNPLGGILNAAMSLKDGKLDAKRTKEYLELIIEGLTRIQDTLKKILQFFPRRLTPQPIELKMIMATAIQLVQHRLTQDKITISNRLDMDIPPVFGDSGELQQVFINLLLNAIDAVAAKHGLHDGKIEVYHEIADRNITVFIKDNGTGMKEEDLSRAFDLFYTTKEPGKGTGLGLSVAHNIIQGHGGKLVMESQYGKGTTVKVTLPILDKSMESKMK, from the coding sequence ACTGGCTGAAAGACATCAAGAGCCCGCCGGCGCCGCCGTCCGAGAACTCCGAATGGGCCGGACTCAGGGATAAGCTCAACAACTCCGCTCTTTTCACCAAGTGGGTCATTGTTAACAATAAGCTCGAGCCGATTCTTTCGGCTACGCCCATCGTTGACGCGGCTACCTTCAAGAACGATGCCGACCTGATTAAGGCCTTGAAACAGCAAAAACCGGTATTCAGCCTGGCCGGCGGAACGGTGGTCAACACGCCCCTGCGCATGTCGGATAATACCGTGCTTCTGATTAAGATGGACATCCAGCGCCCGCAGGGAATGGAGCTGGACCCGATGGAGTCGCTTAAGACCATCCTTTGGGTCATGCCGCTGGGCACGATTTTCCTGATATTGAGCATGTATGTGCTGATGACCAAGCTGATACTCAGGCCGATAGAGGCGCTGTCCGAGGCCAGCCGCCAGATTTCCAGCGGGAATTACAAGGTGACGCTGCCGACAGTCAAGGGCAATGACGAGGTGGCCAACCTGGTTAATACCTTTAAGATAATGCTGGATGAGATAAATTCTTACCACAGCTCGCTTCAGGCCAAGATTGATGACGCGCGCGAGAAGATAAAGGCCACCCAGGAACAGCTGGTCATCGCCCAGCGTTTGTCGGCCACCGGCACGCTGGCGGCCGGCATTGCCCACGAGATTAATAACCCGTTGGGCGGAATCCTTAACGCGGCCATGTCGCTTAAGGACGGCAAGCTCGATGCCAAGCGGACCAAGGAATACCTGGAGCTGATTATCGAGGGGCTGACCAGAATTCAGGATACGCTCAAGAAGATATTGCAGTTCTTCCCGCGGCGGCTGACGCCCCAGCCGATAGAACTGAAGATGATAATGGCCACGGCCATCCAGCTGGTCCAGCACCGGCTGACCCAGGATAAGATTACGATTTCCAACCGGCTGGATATGGACATACCGCCGGTGTTCGGGGATTCGGGCGAGTTGCAGCAGGTGTTCATTAACCTGCTCCTGAACGCCATAGACGCCGTGGCCGCCAAGCACGGATTGCATGACGGCAAGATAGAGGTCTACCACGAAATCGCCGACCGTAACATCACGGTTTTTATCAAGGATAACGGCACGGGTATGAAGGAAGAGGACCTGAGCCGGGCGTTTGACCTGTTCTACACCACCAAAGAACCGGGCAAGGGCACCGGGCTGGGCCTGTCCGTGGCGCATAACATCATCCAGGGACACGGCGGCAAGCTGGTGATGGAAAGCCAATACGGGAAAGGTACCACGGTCAAGGTGACCCTGCCGATATTGGACAAATCAATGGAAAGCAAGATGAAGTAG